A section of the Brachyhypopomus gauderio isolate BG-103 chromosome 13, BGAUD_0.2, whole genome shotgun sequence genome encodes:
- the nrros gene encoding transforming growth factor beta activator LRRC33, which yields MRVPGTLPTLPLCVLLPVLLALPPGLSHPPISPCRLIQNAAHCNDVRLTTVPSELPRHVEELFLNQNFVLTLQNNSLSRYPSLRHFSCANCHLRTVQENGFSGAPLLESLNLGSNELHHGYRELAHSLRSLARLRTLDLSSNGFTEDMASYLLQNLSSLEFLHLYRNVLLRLDKYIFRDLHQLKELNLERNLLFEIDGAFDHMKRLQRLNLAYNSLPCLVKFEMTQLVVLNASHNAIEWFITNPDLTQTFQLETLDLSDNQLLYFPFLPQQSNIKTLLLSNNQISFYGHLAEHSSPNWTTSVEFYNLGGNLSNITAELWNDSLHGDISSVELLDLSGNQVRYFPQGFLNKMPHLYWLRLRSNCLETFNLTSEDLPVTLYHLDVSNNRLSELHAQANAASELNNLTHLNLSLNDIQQLPPKVFTTLPSISSVDLSYNPVGLCLPGRTTSSDASAACALWTNLSSLKQLHIAGCTIIKVPPFIFKGTPLTHLELSNNPGLLIDRRSLLGLSGTLQHLGLSNTGLKDFDFSPYKNLRSINISKNSMSELPKSLMTLNLQLLDLRDNMLSTIRSEQASVLSERRQFLYVSGNTFNCCQLEWYRTFKESRALRVIDLSEVTCIDVHQQRQRAELFDVIHCGGRSVEESIFWYILLFLSVSGSLVGIFVIYFLTFRPRVLPQAIKKRCWRPTPY from the exons ATGCGGGTCCCCGGCACCCTCCCCACGCTGCCGTTATGCGTCTTGTTGCCCGTGTTACTGGCTCTACCCCCGGGCCTAAGCCATCCACCCATCAGCCCCTGCAGACTG ATTCAAAACGCGGCTCACTGTAATGATGTCCGTCTCACTACTGTCCCAAGTGAACTACCACGTCACGTAGAGGAGCTCTTTTTAAACCAGAACTTTGTCTTAACATTACAGAACAACTCTCTCTCGAGGTATCCTTCCCTTCGTCACTTCAGCTGTGCAAACTGTCATTTGAGGACAGTACAGGAGAATGGATTCTCTGGTGCACCTCTGTTAGAGAGCCTCAATTTAGGTAGCAATGAGCTTCATCATGGGTACAGGGAGCTCGCACACTCTTTGAGGAGTTTGGCTAGACTAAGAACTCTGGATCTTTCTAGTAATGGGTTTACAGAGGACATGGCTTCTTACCTGCTACAGAATCTTTCATCTCTTGAGTTCCTGCATTTATACAGGAATGTTCTTTTAAGGCTGGATAAATACATATTTAGAGATCTACATCAGCTAAAGGAGCTTAATCTGGAGAGGAATCTGTTGTTTGAAATTGACGGAGCGTTTGATCACATGAAAAGACTCCAGCGGCTTAATCTGGCCTACAATTCTTTGCCTTGTCTGGTGAAATTTGAGATGACCCAGCTGGTAGTGTTGAATGCTAGTCATAACGCCATTGAATGGTTCATAACCAATCCAGACCTTACGCAGACCTTTCAGCTGGAGACGCTGGATCTGTCTGACAACCAACTTCTGTATTTCCCTTTTCTTCCTCAGCAAAGTAACATAAAGACATTATTACTCTCCAACAACCAGATTAGCTTTTACGGTCATCTTGCAGAGCACAGCTCTCCGAACTGGACTACTAGTGTTGAGTTCTACAACTTAGGTGGAAACCTCAGCAACATTACAGCAGAGCTCTGGAATGACAGCCTTCATGGAGACATCTCCTCCGTCGAGCTGCTGGATCTCAGCGGGAACCAGGTGAGATACTTCCCTCAGGGATTCCTTAATAAGATGCCTCACCTCTACTGGCTAAGGCTGAGGAGCAACTGCCTGGAGACCTTCAATCTGACGTCGGAGGACCTGCCCGTCACTCTCTACCACCTGGACGTGAGCAACAACAGACTCTCGGAGCTGCATGCGCAGGCGAACGCAGCCAGTGAGCTCAACAACCTCACGCATCTAAACCTGAGCTTAAACGACATCCAGCAGCTTCCGCCCAAAGTGTTCACTACGCTTCCCAGCATTAGCAGCGTGGACCTCAGCTACAACCCAGTGGGCTTGTGTCTTCCAGGAAGGACCACCAGCTCGGACGCTTCTGCGGCTTGCGCCCTCTGGACAAACCTTTCCTCCTTAAAACAGCTACATATCGCTGGGTGTACAATCATAAAGGTGCCGCCTTTCATTTTTAAAGGTACTCCACTAACACACCTGGAACTGTCTAACAACCCTGGTCTGCTCATCGACAGACGCTCTTTGTTAGGACTCAGTGGAACTTTGCAGCATCTGGGACTGAGTAACACGGGGTTAAAAGATTTTGATTTCTCTCCATATAAAAACTTGAGATCTATAAACATCTCCAAGAACTCGATGTCAGAGCTTCCGAAATCACTAATGACGCTGAACTTGCAGCTCCTGGATTTGAGGGACAACATGTTGTCAACCATCCGGTCAGAACAGGCTTCTGTTCTGTCAGAACGACGACAGTTTCTGTATGTGAGTGGAAATACCTTTAACTGCTGTCAGTTGGAGTGGTACAGGACGTTTAAGGAGTCCAGAGCTCTTCGTGTGATTGATCTGTCTGAGGTTACATGTATAGACGTTCACCAACAGAGACAAAGAGCTGAGCTTTTTGACGTTATCCACTGTGGTGGCAGGAGTGTAGAGGAGTCCATTTTCTGGTACATTCTGTTGTTTTTATCTGTCAGTGGGTCCTTGGTGGGCATTTTTGTCATTTATTTCCTCACGTTCAGACCAAGGGTGCTGCCTCAGGCCATTAAAAAGAGATGTTGGCGGCCGACGCCATACTAA
- the sh3glb1a gene encoding endophilin-B1a — translation MDFNVKRLAADAGTFLSRAVQFTEEKLGQAEKTELDAHLEKLLARAECTKHWTEKILMQTEALLQPNPNLRMEEFLYEKLDKKAPVRMNNHELLGEALVNFGNEFGPGTAYGNALVKCGETEKQVGGANREFIQSSATNFLTPFGNFLEGDFKTILKERKLLQMRRLDLDAAKTKVKKAKVAEARAAAEQDLKVTQSEFDRQAEITRLLLEGVSSTHAHHLRCLNDFVEAQTTYYAQCYQYMVDLQKQLGSFPSSFSSNNNPAGGGASVSVPTLPVSTPLSAPGRSSSGFGELLTSGGSRRARVLYDYDAAGSSELSLLADEVIMVSSVPGMDFDWLMGERGNQKGRVPITYLELLN, via the exons ATGGATTTTAACGTCAAAAGACTGGCGGCGGACGCCGGGACCTTCCTCAGCCGAGCAGTGCAG tttaCGGAAGAGAAACTGGGCCAGGCTGAGAAAACCGAATTGGACGCACATTTGGAAAAACTTCTCGCCAGAGCAGAATGTACCAAACACTGGACAGAGAAGATTCTGATGCAGACAGAAGCTTTATTACAACCAAACCCCA ATCTGCGGATGGAGGAATTTTTGTATGAGAAACTGGATAAGAAAGCCCCCGTGCGGATGAATAACCACGAGCTTTTGGGTGAAGCTCTGGTAAACTTTGGGAACGAGTTCGGGCCTGGAACAGCCTACG GAAATGCGCTGGTAAAGTGCGGTGAGACAGAGAAGCAGGTCGGAGGAGCTAACAGGGAATTTATCCAGAGCTCAGCCACTAATTTTCTTACACCTTTCGGGAACTTTCTGGAGGGCGACTTCAAAACTATTCTG AAAGAACGCAAGCTCCTGCAGATGAGACGACTGGATCTCGACGCGGCCAAGACGAAGGTGAAGAAGGCCAAAGTTGCGGAGGCCCGAGCAGCG gcAGAGCAGGATTTGAAGGTCACTCAGAGTGAGTTTGACAGGCAGGCTGAAATAACCAGGCTGCTGTTGGAGGGAGTGAGCAGCACCCAC GCTCATCACCTTCGCTGTTTGAACGACTTTGTCGAGGCTCAGACCACCTATTACGCACAGTGTTATCAATACATGGTCGACCTTCAGAAACAACTCGGAAG TTTCCCTTCCTCGTTTTCCTCCAACAACAACCCGGCGGGAGGCGGAGCCAGCGTCTCCGTGCCCACCCTGCCTGTGTCCACGCCCCTCTCCGCTCCAGGGAGGAGCTCCTCGGGCTTCGGCGAGCTGCTCACCTCGGGGGGCAGTCGCCGAGCTCGCGTGCTCTACGACTACGACGCGGCGGGGAGCAGCGAGCTCTCTTTACTGGCGGATGAG GTGATTATGGTGAGTTCGGTGCCAGGCATGGACTTCGACTGGCTCATGGGGGAACGCGGGAACCAGAAGGGCAGAGTGCCGATTACCTACCTGGAGCTGCTGAACTGA
- the uba5 gene encoding ubiquitin-like modifier-activating enzyme 5 isoform X1: MSTVEELKLRVRELENELIKCKQKRSAEGPENQAQARAKIEQMSAEVVDTNPYSRLMALKRMGIVENYEKIRSFAVAVVGVGGVGSVTAEMLTRCGIGKLLLFDYDKVELANMNRLFFQPHQAGLSKVQAAEHTLRNINPDVVFETHNYNITTVDNFSHFMDRISNGGLEEGKPIDLVLSCVDNFEARMAINTACNELGQIWMESGVSENAVSGHIQLISPGETACFACAPPLVVAANIDERTLKKDGVCAASLPTTMGVVAGILVQNVLKYLLGFGTVSYYLGYNAMQDFFPTMAMKANPQCSDAHCRRQQQEYQKKAAENPKQEVVEVEEEVVHEDNEWGIELVAEVTEEELQAASGPKPDLPEGITLAYTLPQEKDGDGSGETVEETEQSLEELMAQMRKM; the protein is encoded by the exons ATGTCCACGGTCGAAGAACTCAAGCTGCGGGTACGTGAATTAGAAAACGAGCTGATAAAATGCAAGCAGAAGCGAAGCGCAGAGGGTCCTGAGAACCAAGCGCAGGCGAGAGCCAAGATCGAGCAGATGAGCGCAGAAGTGGTGGACACCAACCCctacag CCGCCTGATGGCTTTGAAGAGAATGGGTATAGTTGAGAACTATGAG AAAATCCGCTCGTTTGCTGTTGCTGTGGTTGGAGTAGGAGGGGTGGGCAGCGTCACTGCGGAAATGCTCACAAGGTGTGGCATCGGTAAG TTACTTCTGTTTGACTATGACAAAGTGGAGCTGGCCAACATGAACCGTCTCTTTTTCCAGCCGCATCAAGCCGGACTCAGCAAAGTCCaggcagcagaacacacactcag GAACATCAATCCTGATGTTGTATTTGAGACACACAATTATAACATCACCACTGTGGACAACTTCTCACATTTCATGGACCGCATCAG TAATGGTGGACTTGAGGAAGGGAAGCCCATCGACCTGGTTTTGAGTTGTGTGGATAATTTCGAGGCTCGAATGGCTATTAACACA GCTTGTAACGAGTTGGGTCAGATCTGGATGGAGTCTGGAGTCAGTGAGAACGCCGTGTCTGGACACATACAACTCATCAGTCCAGGGGAGACTGCTTGTTTTGCG TGCGCGCCTCCCCTGGTAGTGGCCGCCAACATCGACGAGAGAACCCTGAAGAAGGACGGAGTCTGTGCCGCCAGTCTTCCCACCACCATGGGCGTCGTCGCTGGGATCCTGGTGCAGAACGTCCTCAA GTATCTGCTGGGCTTCGGGACGGTGAGCTACTACTTGGGCTACAACGCCATGCAGGACTTCTTCCCTACCATGGCGATGAAGGCCAACCCGCAGTGCAGCGACGCACACTGCAGGAGGCAACAGCAGGAGTACCAG AAAAAAGCAGCAGAGAACCCAAAACAGGAagtagtggaggtggaggaggaagtgGTGCATGAAGATAATGAGTGGG GCATCGAGCTGGTCGCAGAGGTCACGGAGGAAGAACTCCAAGCTGCTTCAGGACCAAAGCCCGATTTACCCGAGGGCATAACTCTGGcctacaccctccctcaggAGAAG GACGGAGACGGTTCGGGGGAGACGGTGGAGGAGACGGAGCAGAGTCTGGAGGAGTTGATGGCTCAAATGAGGAAGATGTAG
- the uba5 gene encoding ubiquitin-like modifier-activating enzyme 5 isoform X2, protein MNRLFFQPHQAGLSKVQAAEHTLRNINPDVVFETHNYNITTVDNFSHFMDRISNGGLEEGKPIDLVLSCVDNFEARMAINTACNELGQIWMESGVSENAVSGHIQLISPGETACFACAPPLVVAANIDERTLKKDGVCAASLPTTMGVVAGILVQNVLKYLLGFGTVSYYLGYNAMQDFFPTMAMKANPQCSDAHCRRQQQEYQKKAAENPKQEVVEVEEEVVHEDNEWGIELVAEVTEEELQAASGPKPDLPEGITLAYTLPQEKDGDGSGETVEETEQSLEELMAQMRKM, encoded by the exons ATGAACCGTCTCTTTTTCCAGCCGCATCAAGCCGGACTCAGCAAAGTCCaggcagcagaacacacactcag GAACATCAATCCTGATGTTGTATTTGAGACACACAATTATAACATCACCACTGTGGACAACTTCTCACATTTCATGGACCGCATCAG TAATGGTGGACTTGAGGAAGGGAAGCCCATCGACCTGGTTTTGAGTTGTGTGGATAATTTCGAGGCTCGAATGGCTATTAACACA GCTTGTAACGAGTTGGGTCAGATCTGGATGGAGTCTGGAGTCAGTGAGAACGCCGTGTCTGGACACATACAACTCATCAGTCCAGGGGAGACTGCTTGTTTTGCG TGCGCGCCTCCCCTGGTAGTGGCCGCCAACATCGACGAGAGAACCCTGAAGAAGGACGGAGTCTGTGCCGCCAGTCTTCCCACCACCATGGGCGTCGTCGCTGGGATCCTGGTGCAGAACGTCCTCAA GTATCTGCTGGGCTTCGGGACGGTGAGCTACTACTTGGGCTACAACGCCATGCAGGACTTCTTCCCTACCATGGCGATGAAGGCCAACCCGCAGTGCAGCGACGCACACTGCAGGAGGCAACAGCAGGAGTACCAG AAAAAAGCAGCAGAGAACCCAAAACAGGAagtagtggaggtggaggaggaagtgGTGCATGAAGATAATGAGTGGG GCATCGAGCTGGTCGCAGAGGTCACGGAGGAAGAACTCCAAGCTGCTTCAGGACCAAAGCCCGATTTACCCGAGGGCATAACTCTGGcctacaccctccctcaggAGAAG GACGGAGACGGTTCGGGGGAGACGGTGGAGGAGACGGAGCAGAGTCTGGAGGAGTTGATGGCTCAAATGAGGAAGATGTAG